A window from Dermacentor albipictus isolate Rhodes 1998 colony chromosome 10, USDA_Dalb.pri_finalv2, whole genome shotgun sequence encodes these proteins:
- the LOC139050502 gene encoding uncharacterized protein, which yields MVTTGAFCTIRRNMPTLCPTSSPSSGMHCTVFALATVCLAVVSGGPHCTKPGGCESSPACGPLEDPVVGKPRRDRYCRPLFTPVWELTQLRNCLCKRGYVRNSWGECIPRIKCIPCKFQWQRDYHTCASGCPATCNKPLETSCQKPCYAGCACPPGWVEHPNMLRICVRAWRCPPACPAHSTYAPCVSNCSPKCGKTPPSKCVTDCKEGACVCNKGFAEFKRHGVKMCVLQEMCSWYTRQSSMFPRKGIALSVSPGIVHQPVSVTVHNSNVRLQVSGRPGGVTAQSGTKTSHSTVTRTHFSNVTKMTSESRIMNVPAGHVSTRVTVHTVSVQSSPNVVSAVNVVPKATQNTPSLHGGGNLSVSTTVNKEVTLSTNTAALIHNVLGLRMKGAHSPAGGVKTITAGALLPHVTGHFLRTTRTSSENSRSVATAASARATSRTAATRLPSTILPWGSGARSGTEGKPSSGAQGRLQDLIRSTSQVTSPRFTILPVGAGVDARLQITRSHGSVLPVGGGKGRSTEHTLYPGAVTPKPPIIGTLREPRPAFRAVQNGTFTAHIQSVTTSSSTMGGNGSDFDVDPWLSLALEFSPWHLPLHNDVLFGAPRRRYYLWPAYLQCPETYSWIDKMLLHWALSSSTPAGYDETSYKFYPWGTPLHGSGRNTRDRLGLSLWNRALRASTGYDGAGFMLYRWGAPFYGRVGYGWPVYRSYPWNTPLRPTSRYGWIDFMRYPWGTPLSASAGRSEIGYRTPWRTLFPLRPVNAWGRYRFYRWCAF from the exons AGCCCGGAGGTTGTGAGTCGTCTCCAGCATGCGGTCCCTTGGAAGATCCTGTGGTCGGAAAGCCTCGGCGGGACCGGTACTGCCGGCCTTTATTCACACCGGTTTGGGAGCTGACGCAGCTCCGCAACTGCCTTTGCAAGCGGGGCTACGTGCGCAACTCATGGGGTGAATGCATTCCGCGTATAAAGTGCATACCTTGCAAGTTCCAATGGCAAAGAGACTACCACACATGCGCATCCGGGTGTCCCGCCACATGCAACAAACCATTGGAGACGTCGTGCCAGAAGCCGTGCTATGCGGGATGCGCCTGCCCTCCGGGCTGGGTGGA GCACCCTAACATGTTGCGTATATGCGTCCGGGCCTGGAGATGTCCTCCCGCATGTCCAGCTCACTCGACGTACGCGCCATGCGTGTCCAACTGTTCGCCTAAGTGTGGCAAAACTCCTCCCAGCAAGTGCGTCACCGACTGCAAAGAGGGCGCCTGCGTCTGCAATAAGGGCTTTGCCGAATTCAAACGTCACGGCGTAAAGATGTGCGTGCTCCAAGAAATGTGTTCCTGGTACACTCGCCAGTCGTCGATGTTCCCGCGCAAAGGCATTGCGCTTAGCGTCTCGCCTGGCATCGTGCACCAACCAGTCAGCGTAACCGTACACAATAGCAACGTGCGCTTGCAGGTTAGCGGAAGACCTGGCGGCGTCACTGCTCAATCCGGAACAAAAACGAGTCATTCAACTGTTACCAGAACGCATTTCTCGAATGTCACCAAAATGACATCAGAAAGTCGAATTATGAATGTTCCGGCAGGCCATGTTAGCACACGTGTCACTGTACACACTGTAAGTGTGCAGTCATCTCCAAACGTAGTATCAGCCGTGAATGTTGTCCCGAAAGCCACACAGAATACACCGTCACTTCACGGTGGAGGTAATCTGTCAGTGAGCACCACCGTAAACAAGGAGGTTACACTCTCAACTAATACTGCGGCTCTTATCCACAACGTTCTCGGCCTACGTATGAAAGGTGCACACTCCCCTGCTGGTGGTGTCAAAACGATCACTGCAGGTGCACTTCTGCCTCACGTCACAGGGCACTTCTTGAGAACTACCAGAACAAGTTCTGAAAACTCACGGTCAGTTGCGACGGCTGCCAGTGCTCGTGCAACTTCACGTACAGCAGCCACCCGCTTACCTAGTACAATACTACCTTGGGGAAGCGGGGCAAGAAGTGGCACAGAAGGCAAGCCCTCATCAGGTGCACAAGGGCGTCTGCAGGATTTGATCAGATCAACATCACAAGTTACGTCACCGCGTTTTACCATTCTTCCTGTCGGGGCCGGTGTAGACGCACGTTTGCAAATTACACGCTCACATGGCAGCGTTTTGCCTGTTGGAGGCGGTAAGGGTCGAAGTACAGAACATACACTGTACCCTGGTGCCGTTACGCCTAAGCCACCTATTATAGGAACCTTACGAGAGCCTAGACCCGCTTTTCGTGCAGTACAAAACGGTACATTCACTGCCCATATACAATCGGTAACTACGTCCTCATCTACTATGGGAGGTAATGGGTCTGATTTCGACGTTGATCCATGGTTATCACTTGCTTTAGAGTTTTCCCCTTGGCATTTGCCCTTACATAATGACGTTCTATTCGGTGCACCCCGTAGAAGGTATTATCTATGGCCTGCATACTTACAGTGTCCGGAAACATACAGTTGGATTGATAAAATGTTGTTACATTGGGCCTTGTCTTCGAGTACGCCTGCGGGATATGATGAGACCAGTTATAAGTTTTACCCCTGGGGAACTCCGCTCCACGGCTCAGGTAGAAATACTAGGGATAGGCTGGGGCTCTCCTTATGGAATAGAGCTCTACGTGCTTCCACTGGATATGATGGTGCTGGCTTCATGCTTTACCGATGGGGCGCACCTTTCTATGGTCGCGTGGGATATGGATGGCCTGTTTACAGGAGTTACCCTTGGAATACACCCTTACGACCTACTTCAAGGTATGGCTGGATTGATTTTATGCGCTATCCTTGGGGCACGCCGCTATCTGCTTCAGCCGGACGTAGCGAGATCGGCTACAGAACCCCTTGGCGCACGCTCTTTCCGCTTCGCCCAGTAAATGCTTGGGGTAGGTACAGATTTTACCGATGGTGCGCGTTCTGA